A region of Candidatus Liberibacter africanus PTSAPSY DNA encodes the following proteins:
- the ftsL gene encoding cell division protein FtsL, which yields MFKTFDLIILGIILASISTTYSIKHKVENKKEELRILENKIVLEQNYIDLLKAQWALLVQPDRIKDLVALYQKELQLQPTIISNLIAYDDLAHLKKKQSFSENRSDFSLKKVKIRKYYQKVVQKK from the coding sequence ATGTTTAAAACATTTGATTTGATTATTTTAGGTATTATTCTTGCTTCTATATCTACCACTTATTCCATTAAGCATAAAGTGGAAAACAAAAAAGAAGAGCTCAGAATCTTAGAAAATAAAATCGTTTTAGAGCAAAATTATATTGATTTGCTGAAAGCGCAGTGGGCGTTATTGGTTCAGCCTGATCGTATTAAAGATTTGGTTGCTCTTTATCAAAAAGAATTGCAATTACAACCAACAATTATTAGTAATCTCATTGCGTATGATGATTTAGCCCACTTAAAAAAGAAACAGTCTTTTTCTGAAAATCGGTCTGATTTTTCTCTAAAAAAAGTTAAAATACGTAAATATTACCAAAAGGTTGTACAAAAAAAATGA
- a CDS encoding peptidoglycan D,D-transpeptidase FtsI family protein, producing MLRYNDNFPLRNMEDRNDLFQKRRRKVIAHSKNRIAMTIVFCLMICVILIIKLIQYGITKPEHPVSSMNIEDYGISRPDIIDRNGEILATDILTFSLYVEPHKIISVDEIIEKLKIVLPDLDSQMIRRRLLSKTKFQWLRRKLSPQQQKKILALGLPGLGFRTEKRRFYPAASHTLHVVGYVDVDNRGISGIEKFLDMQGLTSNSTINKGIKDLPPIRLSLDLRVQNIVHQALLENKKKYNAESAGTVILNVSTGEIIAMVSVPDHDPHEVLTENQEGWLNRISYGTFEMGSIFKAFTIAMGIDSGLFTIKDSLDTRHPIREGKFVINDFHPQKRILTIPEIFRYSSNIGAAKIAEAVGIQEHKDFLHKLGLLSKIETELPEVKEPSHPSQWKRVHSLTISFGHGLSTTPLQTAVAAASLVNGGQLVLPTFMVRNHEEANKISRTVLKKSTVKIMRYLLREGVTSGSGRRAFVEGFEVGGKTGTAQKVIKKRYSEKLNFNSFLAVFPINDPQYVVLSFMDSPTIKENNQLTAGINVAPMVGKIIRRSASMLGVKPVFLK from the coding sequence ATGTTACGCTATAATGATAATTTTCCATTGCGGAATATGGAAGATAGAAATGATCTTTTTCAAAAAAGACGTCGCAAGGTCATTGCGCACAGCAAAAATCGCATTGCCATGACTATTGTTTTCTGTCTTATGATATGCGTGATTCTTATCATTAAATTGATCCAATATGGAATTACAAAACCTGAACATCCTGTTTCTTCAATGAATATTGAAGATTATGGAATATCGCGCCCTGATATTATTGATAGAAATGGAGAAATATTAGCGACAGATATACTTACTTTTTCCCTTTACGTTGAACCACACAAGATTATTTCCGTTGATGAAATCATTGAGAAACTAAAAATTGTATTACCTGATCTTGATTCTCAAATGATTCGTCGTAGATTGCTGTCCAAAACAAAATTTCAATGGTTGCGTCGTAAATTATCTCCACAACAGCAAAAGAAAATTTTAGCTCTTGGGTTGCCAGGATTGGGTTTTCGCACTGAAAAACGTCGTTTCTATCCTGCTGCTTCTCATACATTACACGTTGTTGGTTATGTCGATGTCGATAATCGTGGTATCAGCGGTATTGAAAAATTTCTTGATATGCAAGGATTGACGAGTAATTCTACAATAAATAAAGGCATAAAAGATTTGCCTCCTATTCGATTATCACTAGATTTACGTGTTCAAAATATAGTTCATCAAGCTTTGCTTGAAAATAAGAAAAAATATAATGCAGAATCAGCGGGTACAGTGATACTCAATGTCTCTACAGGAGAGATCATTGCGATGGTTTCTGTTCCTGACCATGATCCCCATGAAGTATTAACAGAAAATCAAGAAGGATGGCTCAATCGTATCTCATATGGAACATTTGAAATGGGATCAATTTTTAAAGCATTTACTATTGCTATGGGGATTGATAGTGGTTTGTTTACAATAAAAGATAGTTTGGATACTCGTCATCCTATTCGGGAAGGAAAATTTGTTATTAATGATTTTCATCCACAAAAGCGAATTTTGACTATTCCGGAAATTTTTCGATATTCTTCTAATATTGGTGCGGCTAAAATTGCTGAGGCTGTGGGTATTCAGGAACACAAAGATTTTTTGCATAAATTAGGTTTGTTATCTAAAATAGAAACTGAATTGCCTGAAGTTAAAGAGCCTTCCCATCCATCACAATGGAAGAGGGTGCATTCACTAACGATTTCTTTTGGACACGGACTTTCGACAACCCCATTGCAAACAGCGGTTGCTGCAGCTTCTCTTGTTAATGGCGGTCAGTTGGTACTGCCAACATTTATGGTTCGCAATCATGAAGAAGCTAATAAAATATCGCGTACAGTTCTCAAAAAAAGTACAGTAAAAATAATGCGTTACTTATTGCGAGAAGGGGTAACAAGTGGTTCAGGGAGAAGAGCATTTGTAGAAGGATTTGAAGTAGGAGGGAAAACAGGAACAGCTCAAAAAGTGATAAAAAAACGTTATTCAGAAAAGTTAAACTTTAATTCTTTTCTTGCGGTTTTTCCTATAAATGATCCTCAATATGTTGTACTAAGTTTTATGGATTCCCCAACAATCAAAGAAAACAATCAGCTTACTGCTGGAATAAATGTTGCTCCTATGGTAGGAAAAATAATTCGTCGATCGGCGTCTATGCTTGGTGTTAAACCCGTTTTTTTAAAATAA
- a CDS encoding alpha-D-glucose phosphate-specific phosphoglucomutase codes for MLYTTVPTTPYLDQKPGTSGLRKKVNVFQQDSYVENFIQSIFNNINYTEKTLIVGGDGRFYNRVVIQKIIKIAAANGFSRIIIGKGGILSTPAVSHLIRKYKSSGGIILTASHNPAGSTQDFGIKYNTSNGGPASEQKTQDIFEESKRITYYRIIETNDIDIDHIGTQEIANMVISIIDPIEDYVALMENIFDFDAIRKLLSLGFRIDIDCMNAVVGPYAKEILEEKLGAPAGSVRNFVALEDFGGRHPDPNLIHAKDLYDRMMTDDSADFGAACDGDGDRNMILGKGIFVNPSDSLAIMVANAGLIPGYSSGLIGVARSMPTSTALDRVAEKLNLKLFETPTGWKFFSNLLENGMVTICGEESFGTGSSHSREKDGLWSILYWLNILAVRGESLSDIVHKHWTTYGRNYYSRYDYTDIPTNDAQDFLDNLRSRTNRLIGSSFIGKRIEQAGDFVYTDPINGNISDKQGIYIVFEDQSRIIYRISGTDTDNSTIRIYIEYYEADSLKNLQDTQEVLSELIDVSQTISCIRHYIGNKNPLIAS; via the coding sequence ATGTTATATACTACAGTTCCAACAACACCCTATCTCGACCAAAAACCAGGTACATCGGGATTACGAAAAAAAGTCAATGTTTTTCAGCAAGATTCTTACGTAGAAAATTTTATCCAATCTATTTTTAACAATATAAATTACACAGAAAAAACACTCATTGTTGGTGGAGATGGTCGATTTTACAATCGCGTTGTAATACAAAAAATCATTAAGATCGCCGCAGCGAACGGTTTTTCTCGGATTATTATAGGTAAAGGGGGCATCCTTTCAACCCCCGCTGTTTCTCATCTCATTCGCAAGTATAAATCCTCTGGGGGCATTATACTCACCGCTTCTCATAATCCTGCAGGTTCTACACAAGATTTTGGCATAAAATACAATACCAGTAATGGAGGGCCAGCTTCTGAACAAAAAACACAAGATATCTTTGAAGAATCAAAAAGAATCACTTATTATCGAATCATAGAAACCAATGATATAGATATTGACCACATTGGAACACAAGAAATAGCCAATATGGTTATATCAATCATTGATCCTATTGAAGATTACGTCGCATTAATGGAAAATATTTTTGATTTTGATGCAATCCGCAAACTTCTTAGCCTTGGATTTCGCATTGATATTGATTGTATGAATGCCGTAGTAGGACCTTATGCAAAAGAAATATTAGAGGAAAAACTTGGGGCTCCCGCTGGTTCGGTACGCAATTTTGTCGCTTTAGAAGATTTTGGAGGACGTCATCCAGACCCTAATCTCATTCATGCAAAAGACCTATACGATCGAATGATGACGGATGATAGTGCTGATTTCGGAGCCGCTTGTGATGGAGATGGTGATCGAAATATGATTCTAGGCAAAGGAATATTTGTCAATCCATCTGATAGTTTAGCGATTATGGTTGCCAATGCAGGATTAATACCCGGATATTCATCTGGCTTGATCGGTGTGGCACGTTCAATGCCCACGAGCACTGCCCTTGATCGTGTTGCCGAAAAATTGAATTTAAAACTATTTGAAACCCCCACTGGTTGGAAGTTTTTTAGTAACCTACTAGAAAATGGGATGGTTACTATTTGTGGAGAAGAAAGTTTTGGGACAGGTTCATCTCATTCCCGTGAAAAAGATGGTCTTTGGTCTATATTATATTGGCTCAATATTTTAGCGGTTCGAGGAGAAAGTCTCTCAGATATCGTCCATAAACACTGGACTACTTATGGTAGAAATTACTATTCTAGATATGATTATACCGATATTCCTACAAATGATGCACAAGATTTTCTAGATAATCTTCGTTCTAGAACAAACCGTTTAATTGGAAGTTCATTTATTGGAAAAAGAATAGAACAAGCGGGTGATTTTGTTTATACAGACCCTATTAATGGCAATATAAGCGATAAACAGGGAATATATATTGTCTTTGAAGATCAATCTCGCATAATTTATCGTATATCTGGTACAGATACAGATAATAGCACTATACGAATTTATATCGAATATTATGAAGCTGATTCATTAAAAAACTTACAAGACACACAAGAAGTACTGTCTGAACTCATAGACGTATCCCAAACAATTTCTTGTATACGACATTATATAGGAAACAAAAATCCTCTTATTGCATCATAA
- a CDS encoding UDP-N-acetylmuramoyl-L-alanyl-D-glutamate--2,6-diaminopimelate ligase: MKLKDLIHNNFPELMNQLSSYSMQWGEREINEISSDSCCIQKGWMFVAIIGHKADGHDFISQVIAQGAEAIVVSSTYSSHDFSVAIRENVPILFVDNTRIFLSLCSSKLYGEHPKKIFAITGTSGKSSVASFVQQIYQYSGLSSFQIGPMRSIASFPHHNSLTTPNSVYLAKALSYLSSQGVTHVSLEASSHGLDQHRLDGIKLSGGCFTNLGRDHIEYHKTKQAYLNAKMRLFEELLPEKSPAVIYSDDPCSQEVMHRAHNAGCRVLSVGYQGAFIRLKKVSSILDKQQVSLSIEGKDFNFIFSLPGEFQVYNALVAAGLCIASGIDIPTVIECLGKLNIVPGRFEFIGTNSKGGKIYVDYAHTPNSLEMVLKNVRTITSGRIIVVFGCGGDRDQGKRPMMGKIALDLADTVIVTDDNPRSEDPKKIRAEIINGFSGFIEEGNRVEAIRIALSMLNKGDVLVVAGKGHETVQIINKGVVRMSIDCDIIREILGSSL, from the coding sequence TTGAAATTAAAAGATCTGATACATAATAATTTTCCAGAACTTATGAATCAATTATCGTCTTATTCAATGCAGTGGGGAGAACGTGAAATCAATGAAATTTCATCGGATAGCTGTTGTATTCAAAAAGGTTGGATGTTTGTAGCAATTATTGGACATAAGGCAGATGGTCATGACTTTATTTCGCAAGTGATAGCACAAGGTGCTGAAGCTATTGTCGTATCTTCTACATATTCATCACACGATTTTTCAGTTGCTATTAGAGAGAATGTTCCGATTCTATTCGTCGATAATACGAGAATTTTTTTATCTCTTTGTTCATCTAAATTATATGGTGAACATCCTAAAAAAATCTTTGCCATTACAGGGACTTCTGGAAAGAGTTCCGTTGCTTCTTTTGTGCAACAGATTTATCAATATTCTGGTTTATCGTCTTTTCAAATTGGGCCTATGCGTTCGATTGCTTCTTTTCCACATCATAACAGCTTAACCACTCCTAATTCTGTTTATTTGGCAAAAGCATTATCATATTTATCTTCACAGGGTGTGACCCATGTATCTCTTGAGGCATCCAGTCATGGATTAGATCAACATAGATTAGATGGCATTAAATTGAGTGGTGGATGTTTTACCAATTTAGGGCGTGATCATATAGAATATCATAAAACCAAACAAGCATATTTAAACGCTAAAATGCGTCTTTTTGAAGAATTATTACCTGAAAAATCTCCTGCTGTTATTTATTCAGATGATCCTTGCTCCCAAGAGGTTATGCATCGTGCTCACAATGCTGGTTGTCGTGTTTTATCAGTGGGATATCAAGGAGCATTTATTCGTCTTAAAAAGGTATCTTCTATCCTTGATAAACAACAAGTTTCTCTATCTATTGAGGGAAAGGATTTCAATTTTATTTTTTCTCTGCCCGGAGAATTCCAAGTATACAATGCTTTAGTCGCCGCAGGATTATGTATTGCCAGTGGAATAGATATTCCAACTGTTATTGAATGTTTAGGAAAATTAAATATTGTTCCTGGTCGTTTTGAATTTATTGGCACAAACTCCAAGGGCGGTAAAATTTATGTTGATTATGCTCACACTCCAAATTCTCTTGAGATGGTTTTAAAAAATGTTCGCACTATTACATCAGGGCGTATTATTGTTGTATTTGGTTGTGGTGGGGATCGTGATCAAGGGAAACGCCCAATGATGGGAAAAATTGCTCTGGATTTAGCTGATACTGTTATCGTAACAGATGATAATCCCCGTTCTGAGGATCCTAAAAAAATAAGGGCTGAAATTATCAATGGATTTTCTGGATTTATTGAAGAAGGAAATCGAGTAGAAGCGATACGTATTGCTTTGTCTATGCTCAACAAAGGAGATGTTTTAGTTGTCGCAGGTAAAGGACACGAAACAGTACAAATTATCAATAAAGGGGTCGTCAGAATGTCTATTGATTGTGATATTATACGTGAAATTTTAGGATCTTCTTTGTGA
- the rsmH gene encoding 16S rRNA (cytosine(1402)-N(4))-methyltransferase RsmH, translated as MESMLAKPVSSTIDVHIPVLLERVVALCNPSPGKIILDATFGAGGYSRSFCKMGSNVIALDRDPLAVDRGKEIMQDYKEQFSLFQANFSQLQNYVPDEGVDGIVFDLGVSSMQIDCAHRGFSFQKPGPLDMRMSCSGVSAADVVNYADVKDLTRILGILGEEKQASRIAHAIVKRRKFAPFQTTEDLSSLIKNTVYLGKNHRIHPATRSFQALRIFVNDEIGELFQGLQSAEKVLKCGGVLIVVSFHSLEDRLVKKFLTSRSGKVTAVRHMISPHAHPAVFQSITKKVVIPDTDDIAINRRARSAKLRAGIRTSAPLKEDCSFAHLARLPALSQFRG; from the coding sequence ATGGAATCCATGCTTGCTAAACCGGTGTCTTCGACAATAGATGTTCATATTCCTGTTCTGTTAGAAAGAGTAGTTGCACTCTGCAATCCTTCTCCAGGAAAGATTATTTTGGATGCAACGTTTGGTGCTGGAGGATATAGCCGTTCCTTTTGTAAAATGGGATCTAATGTTATTGCATTAGACCGCGACCCACTTGCAGTGGATCGAGGAAAAGAAATCATGCAAGACTATAAAGAACAATTTTCTCTCTTCCAAGCAAACTTCTCTCAATTGCAAAATTATGTCCCAGATGAAGGAGTTGATGGAATTGTCTTTGACTTGGGGGTATCATCTATGCAGATTGATTGTGCTCATCGAGGTTTTTCTTTTCAAAAACCAGGTCCTTTAGATATGCGCATGTCTTGTTCAGGAGTATCGGCCGCTGATGTTGTCAATTATGCAGATGTGAAAGATTTGACACGTATTTTAGGGATTTTAGGGGAAGAAAAACAAGCTTCTCGTATTGCACATGCTATTGTAAAACGTCGTAAATTTGCACCTTTTCAAACGACAGAAGATTTGTCTTCTTTAATTAAAAATACCGTTTATCTTGGTAAGAATCATCGTATTCATCCTGCCACTCGCTCATTTCAAGCGCTACGTATATTTGTTAATGATGAAATAGGAGAATTATTTCAAGGATTACAATCAGCAGAAAAAGTGCTCAAATGTGGGGGGGTATTAATAGTGGTTTCTTTTCATTCGTTAGAAGATCGTCTTGTTAAAAAGTTTCTTACTAGTCGTTCAGGTAAAGTAACAGCTGTGCGTCATATGATTTCTCCCCATGCACATCCTGCTGTTTTTCAATCTATTACTAAAAAGGTTGTGATTCCAGATACAGATGATATAGCCATTAATAGACGAGCACGTTCCGCAAAATTACGTGCAGGAATACGTACTTCAGCACCATTAAAGGAAGATTGTTCCTTTGCACATTTAGCTCGATTACCCGCGCTTTCTCAATTTAGAGGGTGA